One Melospiza melodia melodia isolate bMelMel2 chromosome 1, bMelMel2.pri, whole genome shotgun sequence genomic window carries:
- the PPP1R3G gene encoding protein phosphatase 1 regulatory subunit 3G, giving the protein MASPARPRQELAAEERRLRGAAPTVPREGKREAAGERLVLLELRRCGRPPSPGPGQRQEEGEEEEDEGEAAAGEDCCGKCKKRVQFADSLGLSLASVKHFSDAEEPQVPPAALSHLQSPPGEERDPPPPGADPPPPALLLVPDFPDGGEPSAERLRRQRVCLERLGRPAAPTDVRGTVRVLGGPGPREVTVRYTFNEWLSFVDVPAAPLPPEPPAERYGFTLCVPPSLREGSALHFAIRYRSPQGEFWDNNAGRNYTLRCCGCPGGGPAAAPPGPAAPRY; this is encoded by the coding sequence ATGGCGAGCCCCGCACGCCCGCGGCAGGAGCTGGCGGCCGAGGAGCGGCGGCTCCGCGGCGCGGCCCCGACGGTGCCCCGCGAGGGCAAGCGGGAGGCGGCGGGGGAgcggctggtgctgctggagctgcgccGCTGCGGGCGGCCGCCGTCCCCCGGCCCCGGCCAGcggcaggaggagggggaggaggaggaagacgagggggaggcggcggcgggcgaAGATTGCTGCGGCAAGTGCAAGAAGCGGGTGCAGTTCGCCGACTCGCTGGGGCTGAGCCTCGCCAGCGTCAAGCACTTCAGCGACGCCGAGGAGCCGCAGGTGCCGCCCGCCGCGCTGTCGCACCTGCAGAGCCCGCCCGGCGAGGAGCGGGacccgccgccgcccggcgccgacccgccgccgcccgcgctgCTCCTGGTGCCCGACTTCCCCGACGGCGGCGAGCCCAGCGCCGAGCGGCTGCGGCGGCAGCGCGTCTGCCTGGAGCGCCTGGGGCGGCCCGCGGCGCCCACCGACGTGCGCGGCACGGTGCGAGTGCTGGGCGGCCCCGGGCCCCGCGAGGTGACGGTGCGCTACACCTTCAACGAGTGGCTCTCCTTCGTGGACGTCCCGGCCGCGCCGCTGCCCCCCGAGCCGCCGGCCGAGCGCTACGGCTTCACCCTGTGCGTCCCGCCGAGCCTGCGGGAGGGCTCGGCCCTGCACTTCGCCATCCGCTACCGCAGCCCGCAGGGAGAGTTCTGGGATAACAACGCAGGCCGCAACTACACGCTGCGCTGCTGCGGCTGCCCcgggggcggccccgccgccgccccgccgggccccgccgcgccccgctaCTGA
- the RPP40 gene encoding ribonuclease P protein subunit p40, whose protein sequence is MLPAQLGRAPRHLLVCERGHARHPRSRHAAHVRDHAYSCRVSFLIPECGLLPEVLKSTIADFGEYYLVRNLPIHELIAHEFIDAFVKKGSCYALTYKTKIDQDNTAALLPNGKLILSVDKDTYEELGLQGRPSRYSGRKVMRYIITVDLTDAGFHPESKKHNRVLWALKEKKPLEFDFLLAWYNTGAEGSTLMSYFSKNQIQALKPKITFSTLRDLQCPVLQSNDLQGKPEESCSTEELFEWLGAVLNQVSLDNKSSSFLSTYCCPEPNTVVEKAFLCTITGFIIPEKIIQLLEQLCCYFGEPKLAHWLTLSVHGFADSPVSWRESEHGFHKGGENLYNFVIFRNLDYWLHMAVGTHDDCPP, encoded by the exons ATGCTGCCGGCGCAGCTCGGGCGCGCGCCGCGGCACCTGCTGGTGTGCGAGCGCGGCCACGCGCGCCACCCGCGCTCGCGGCACGCGGCGCACGTGCGGGACCACGCCTACAGCTGCCGC GTGTCTTTTTTGATCCCGGAATGTGGGCTGCTACCTGAAGTGCTGAAAAGCACAATTGCAGATTTTGGAGAGTACTACCTGGTGAGGAATTTACCCATTCATGAATTGATCGCTCATGAATTCATTGATGCTTTTGTGAAGAAAG GTTCATGCTACGCACTTACCTATAAGACAAAAATTGATCAAGATAATACTGCAGCTCTGCTACCAAATG GTAAACTAATTCTGTCAGTGGATAAGGACACTTATGAGGAACTTGGACTGCAAGGTCGCCCTTCTCGGTATTCAGGCAGAAAAGTCATGCGATACA TTATCACTGTTGACTTGACTGATGCTGGCTTTCACCCTGAGAGCAAGAAACATAACAGAGTGCTTTGGGCcttgaaagaaaagaaaccttTAGAATTTGACTTCCTACTGGCTTGGTATAATACAG GTGCAGAGGGATCAACATTGATGTCATACTTTTCAAAAAACCAGATACAGGCCCTGAAGCCAAAAATAACATTCAGCACCTTAAGGGACTTGCAGTGTCCAGTGTTACAAAGTAATGATCTACAAGGAAAGCCAGAGGAGTCCTGCAGTACAGAGGAGCTCTTTGAATGGCTGGGGGCTGTCTTGAATCAAGTTAGCTT aGACAACAAATCCTCCAGCTTCTTATCAACCTATTGCTGTCCTGAGCCCAACACAGTGGTGGAAAAAGCTTTTTTGTGCACAATCACAGGCTTTATAATTCCTGAGAAGATTATTCAGTTATTGGAGCAGCTGTG TTGCTATTTTGGTGAGCCAAAACTGGCACACTGGCTGACCTTAAGTGTGCATGGCTTTGCAGACAGCCCTGTTTCCTGGAGAGAAAGTGAGCATGGTTTCCACAAAGGAGGAGAGAACTTGTACAACTTTGTCATTTTTAGAAATCTGGACTACTGGCTTCACATGGCTGTAGGAACTCATGATGATTGTCCTCCATAA